aagtggtgcttaatccccccagatctttcaCCGAGTCATTTaaaacccagttcatgttggttgctcgtctcgtttttgtagtttttgcaactttgaatgttttggatgcttttttccaggttttttgacggaatcaagggctttcctcagtccaggacttcctctctgtacatcgttcataaatagcaactattttcactttaaaaaatgaaaatgtgaaaaaaaaattttaaatcgcatgtgaaataggtatgccattttacccgagcactaagtaggccattttgcccattttgagttttttcaatttaatttttacaccaaaaaaattaaaatcgttttaaaccaacttatttcagtaaattaataagaaatacttcatgcgtacatacattaacttctttttccaaaatacaatgttttttatactttttttttttggaaaaaaaatttcacaaaattataacgagtgtactttttgaggtggatagagacagtttgacctgtcaaatttcaaataatggcttgaagttgctgaaatttcgtatatgttggttttgccagataaactaaagaatcgcgttcataaaactttctaatttttttcgattctacgatttctagccagggggccattttaccttggggtgccatctTAGGGCACTTTCCcctactgactttctttcaaataaaatatgtaaactaattggaaccgatgttgtttgatacaaaatattccttttcttattcaaatttttgaacattcatctttatttgataaattaatgaatttttaattattttcggaaatgttttatattaaaccttttcttaaaattttcaaatttattcattcataaaacaaaaattacctaatacgcatttaaaaaatgacaaattttcaaaaagatgattttacagaattctgcaataaattaaaaaattgtttggaaaatgttaaaaagcgcgcgctttttaacattttccaaacccttttttaatttattgcagaattttgaaaagcagaattatgaaaagcagtattttgaaaaacagaattttgaaaaacagtgttttgaaaagcagaattttgaaagcagaattttgtaaagcagaattttgaaagcagaattttgataaaagaattttgaccccggcagaattttgaccccaaccctaatATTACCTATCGGcccgttttctaaaaattttgaagccaatttttttcaaattcaagacTGAAAGTTTTGAGAAAGGTGTGAGAAATGGACTAAGGAAAACATTTCCCAGAGATACTCTAAGCCAATGCTGGTTTGACTGGTGAGATAGATATCACAACAGCTGACatacattttgttaatttttaaacttggtgaaaacgtttcttttgatttaagaactaagaatttaaaaagtctacaaaattatcttgggtgtttttttcttttaaagaattAGTACTTAAAACAATGGTTCCTCAATGataattggtaaaaatgtttcatttataacagcaACCAGGAAtcagtttataaaaatattttaggtgaaagagtgttttttttttttgggaaataaagaaaattcgCTATAAATATAATAGAATCAATGGCATAAATGGTAACCttatcaaatttattaaaaatgatgtCTTTGTCAtggaaattacaaataaaataagtttacacattttttttcatgtgaaggcgtatttttttaaggtgtagagaaaatgtgggtcTATTGtgaaaactaaataataaaaggagtgttttttctaatactcagtagttactcatttttcattttattcacaaaacaatatattaataaaaattacacaagtaagtatttgtttttattgtttttcgaatgaaataaaaaaatgagttgtagaaaaaacacgcctaaaataataaaactcagCAAATTTGCGATTGGAATAAAAATCTGAAGTGTCTATAAGAACATAATGGTCAAAAGgctgttgtttttgttgaaaaaaaagttgagtggCCCAAATTAAATTATGTAATAGCGTTAcatttgaaagggtgttttttttcgaagaaaagtAAATTCTTTAATTAGCTCCAAAAAGCAAATATTTATTTAGGGTaaactatcaatttttttcccaccaaaaaaaaaaaaaacactcgtttaaccatgatattctcaTTGATTCTTACTTTTAATCGCTTTTTTCGATAATCCAATTATTTTTATCtgtaggttaaaaaaaaacgcgagatatgtgaaaaagtaaaaaaaataaaatgcacgactgggtcgcacgaacttgctcttagagttaaagttgcttaaattaaaaaaataaaataaaatctaaaattaaattgccctccaaaacaagtatgcaattttaattgatatattaacatgcatttttagaaaaaaaaatttcaaaatcgttagagccgttttaaaaaaaaacaaatttttttataaataattttttggaaaaaagttttaaaataaaattggtatgccattttgtagaaatcactaatcaacatctaaaaacaaaatttcaaaaaacttcaatgtcccgttttcgaaaatttgatttttcaaaaaattattgtttttttaattttattttttgtttatatttaaattatataaatgcttcttcacaaaaagtttcgttgaaatcgaataagcagcttcggagataatcggatttgaaaaaaaaccgttctatggcaggtaccgttaataatgattttcaaaaaaaaattttttcattggaagacagaagatatatcgcaagtaaaaattaaaaacataaatgctgcaaaaaaaaaaaacaaataagaagtccttcatttattcaaatatttgaatttcgaagttgaaaaaaaactggTTCACCTTACTTCATACATATTTTCCAAGAATTACACTCAGGCACTCTTAAGACTTAAGTGCTATATTTGACTTAGAAATTTCCCTCTAAAAGCCCTATCCAAGTGTCAAATAATAGCCCCTTTTACTCATTTGTTAACATCGAAAATCCAATCCTTAAAAAAGCTAACGTTTTCTTCATCATCACTAAAAAATAATGCCGTAAATCTAATTCCACAACACGTCTGAAGACTTAAAATACGTAAATAAATCACAAAGTATAAGTCAGcaattcaaaaaaatctaaaaaaaaaaacaaataaaaaaaccgtcTTATATTTCTCTGTGGTGCTTGACACAAGCCTCcatattatagaaaaaaaaaaaaaactcaaaccaCCATAATCAAACATCAAGTGACACAATCCTTGGGAAATGTAAATCCGTTGGTAATTTTCATCTCGAGTGTTATGCTGCTTTTTCGTGAAATCAAAGTCGTGGAATCATGAGACGACATAAATTTTGCACTTCCTTGGGAAATTAAGACGCCTCTTGCTGTTTGGTCTTAGAGAGCTGCCTGTTTTTGGTGAGCGCGATATTGGATTGTGATTCCACCATTCAGCTGCTACTGCTATACTAACTGCTTCATGATGGTGGTGTTGTAAGGCAATACCCCAGAACCACGTCCTTCGTCGTCTACTATAACTCCCATCAGAGTGATGTGATGTGAACTCATTGAACCCAGTGGCATGCTTTTATGGATTTAAGAAAGATTGAGTACAGAAGGGAACCCaaatgagagagagagagagagagagaaaaaggaTATATCAAGGAACGTTGAAAATCACATCGAACGAAAGTGTGCAGAAAGAAATGAAAATGCCACATCGTATTGCCATCTAAAAGATGGAAGTTAACGTTATGGTGATGGAGCTTGAAGGCAGAAGGTTCCGGGTGCGGATGTTCGGTTGAAGATTTGATTAATTTGTGCTGAAATTTACACAGAAGCATGATTCATGGTTTTCACAGGAGCTTTTAAAGAGCATAGCTAGTATATAAGACCCCACAAAACTGGAGCTGCtaatttattcaaatcaaaGCGTGCTAATGTGTAAAGGTGCCACAACACGATGCCTTCGAAAACTGTGTGATAATTCAATGGAAAATTATGAATAGTTTAACATTTGCAATTTACTTTTGGTACATATACGTTTTTGAGGGGGTGTTAATTCAGCtgaataattttaatgttttgattaaGAAAACTGTTTTGAGGCGAAAGAGGAAAATTTGTCTCGTTGATTACAAAATGTTTGGGAAACCTTAGCAAAACTAGGTCAAGTCTTGAAATTAGGTTCTTAAATGgggaaaaagcaaaaaacaaaatggcggattttttgtttaacagtaattttattctttttcatcAGTCATTTTCTCGGTAAGGGGCGGCAACcaaaatcttttgaagatttacAAAAGAACTGGTGCAGCAACTTTAGCAATTGGTGCAGTATAAGCCAAAGGAGCAGAGTAGGCCAATGGAGCGGCAATAGCAGCTGGAGCGGCAGCATATCTCAAAGGAGCAGCGATAGCAGCTGGGGCAGCATATCTCAAAGGTGCGGCGTAAGCGTAGTTGTTTTGAATATCGATGCGGCTACTTCCTTCGGCGGCTGATGGAGCAGCATTGTAAGCCAATGGTGCGGCGTAAGCCAATGGGGCAGAATAAGCCAATGGTGCGGAGTAGGCTAATGGGGCAGAGTAGGCCAATGGAGCAGGGGCAGCAACAACTGGAGCAGCAGCAAGTGGAGCAAGTACACCTGGCTTGGCAACAGCACAGGCAATAAGAGCGAAGATGACAATGATCTAAAAGTAAAgaaggatacaaaaaatataaaaactgtttGGACTTTCTGTCGAAAATTATTAAACTTACGAATTTGgccattttgtttgtttgttttggttttgtgaTTGCTTACAGTGATGAACTGAATATGCTTAACTCATTCCTGGTGAGCTGCTTTTATACCAAATCACAAGTagcaatgatttttttattattttaagtttgaCGGCCTCATTGTGCGTGacctgaatttttaaaaagatgtCTTACTCTGTTAATTCGATGATATAGGTGTTGTATGGCgctggaaaaaaataaataaaattatatagatCAATTAgtcaataatgaaaaaaaaaaaaatattattttgcaaTTGATATCACGTACGGAAATATATATCAAGGttcaaaaggaaatttttgtgtTAAGAAACTTATGAATTACCTAAATAATTGTGAGATATACATAATTGACAAAATTGACATGCAACTTAAAAATATCAGGATAATTTAAATGTGTTCTGTCAAAAGTAAGAGTTGGTTGGTGCAGAGGAAAGAGCATAGCTCAGGAACCCAGAGGTCGCTGGTTCAACCCCGgcaaacttttttattataattttctgtTTCGATGATGTTGTGGCAGTGTTGTGATGGTGTTGTGGCGGTGTTTTGGCGGTGTTGTGTCGGTGTTGTGGTGTGTTTGGGTGGTGTTGTGGCGGTGTTGTATATGTGTTGTGGATGTGTTGCGGTGGTGTTGGGGTGTTGTTGGGGCGTTGTTGTGGCGGTGTTGTGGCGGTGTTGTGGTGTGTTGGGGTGGTGTTGTGATGGTGTTGTGTCGGTGTTGTGGTGGTGTTGTGGTGGTGTTGTAGCGGTGTTGTGGTGTGTTAGGGCAGTGTTGTGGCGGTGTTATGGGGGTGTTGAGGTGGTATTGTGGCGGTGTTGTGGGGGTGTTGTGTCGGTGTTGTGGTGGTATTGTGATAGTGTTGAGGTGGTGTTGTGACGATGCTGTGACGGTGTTGTGAGGGTTTTGTGGTAGTTTTTCGGTGGTGTTGCAGCGATGTTGTGGCATTGTTTTGGTGATGTTATGATGgtgttgtttgaaaaataattgatacCATGCCAGTAAAAGCATCTCAAGTTATCATCCTAATGGAATAAGGAATGAAAGTACATCCAGTGAGCCGGTAGCTCCACCTTATCCAAtgcctaaaaattaaattgtatagaaaaatttaaaatcatagcTTTATTTAACTTTACTTTAATCGCTTTGCATTTATAAGAGAACTTATTTAGATCTGCTCAGattcattaaaatcagataCATATGTATTGTAAGCTACATTATGCCACAgataaactaattttgaatttataaaaatatcttaatataaataaactagtttactataatttttttttttttactaaagaaGCGATTAAAAGTGAGTTAAGCTCAAACTCTTATAATTACCCCAAAACATCGTTCTTCTTGGTTACAGTTCTTGTATATtctttttcataataatttaaatgcaTAATCTGTTCTCAGCGATAATGGagcaatgtttttaaaaaaattatactatgCGCAGCACATTCTTCTTTCGCAcgtgaatttgtttttttttttatatccacaAAGCAAGGACCTAAATAATATAATCTGGAGTAGGTACGAGTATATACATTAAGCAGGacaataaatttcattttatgaCTTCTTCGTTTTGTTAATAATGAGCGGGTGTATtatcctttttgaaaaatttgcttcAAACATTATGCATAAAGTACTTTGGAGTGGATTTTGTGTGGAACAAAAATACATGACTTGGACTAAGGAGAACAGGAAGTAAATTATC
This DNA window, taken from Episyrphus balteatus chromosome 2, idEpiBalt1.1, whole genome shotgun sequence, encodes the following:
- the LOC129909205 gene encoding cuticle protein 16.5-like, with product MAKFIIVIFALIACAVAKPGVLAPLAAAPVVAAPAPLAYSAPLAYSAPLAYSAPLAYAAPLAYNAAPSAAEGSSRIDIQNNYAYAAPLRYAAPAAIAAPLRYAAAPAAIAAPLAYSAPLAYTAPIAKVAAPVLL
- the LOC129909345 gene encoding LIM domain-containing protein A-like; its protein translation is MLLLAWYQLFFKQHHHNITKTMPQHRCNTTEKLPQNPHNTVTASSQHHLNTITIPPQHRHNTPTTPPQYHLNTPITPPQHCPNTPQHRYNTTTTPPQHRHNTITTPPQHTTTPPQHRHNNAPTTPQHHRNTSTTHIQHRHNTTQTHHNTDTTPPKHRHNTITTLPQHHRNRKL